Proteins from one Carassius auratus strain Wakin linkage group LG28B, ASM336829v1, whole genome shotgun sequence genomic window:
- the LOC113067580 gene encoding sterile alpha motif domain-containing protein 9-like, with the protein MHKKNEDEITVSSDRPVDIKDWNEDHVRQWLLEIKVDKEGADILYNEKINGASLLLLEMSHLTELHLSMNAKILIINKIDLLKQKNQQQNDIVTHSYSLKPYPFSRFNAAHRYRENSILDVTETGPKDYIQPCHEFKEFFNTTEENKMKKYTYEVIRFAAACMNSRTNGTIHFGVTDKPHGQILGISMQNTDTFDVQQLHAIEKHFKRDQKQDDKQVQIAKRCIKPPRFVEVLKADMTSTGKFVIEVDIEPSSIVCDCSYFNTYNLVKEQDSMQKSTAGESKKDYGKSFFIRNSSTCKNLITSDSLKEYEKYIKDMPQLSKLRKDAEEKHLAVVKNSVQGSKLCEIITGGTQSLDRSHFERYIVVANKSHPVQLENLRFLLHMNPVAVLDFDPETAENGLNKLFEERNANPHSPADYKITGAVEDIASKLKLTKNTSWVFCNGGINEENPSDADKWSIEKGSSVRDVVSFLCRKDVLPHKKFLTIFLLLSQVSDGKDPLLETFNMFLQELKGKNQILCISDNETSYTYWKDLIKQRYQVDISTRCIYELSFAEVNGTVLSLWSENRKSSRFLPCGGGSNVVLSKKTEDSLETLSILCVNQCDGGNEDKRKHEEIFYKGGKVSWWNFYFSEQPGSMPFIKRDKFSYIINTIIPDICSRKRVCEFFSIFHLPGCGGTTLAMHVLWTLKDKYRCAVLKDTTDDYTTIAEHVVQLLTYETKDQPPQITVLLMIDDFQDISDVKKLQNQIEEQCLKKNIFSKSSQVIIVNCMRAELREQAEGTDDAVFIGNNLSETEQKLFEEKLNEFENTDTNTTTFYGFMILKKEFSSQYIQGVVVKTLKDFNFEQKHAKLFAVLVLLHVYCKTASLSVSTCEEFFGLQTKPDSKVEDEFKQFSTLLTRCTVDSKVTFEGVRVIHPSIAQHCLKEFSTLSPKVTKADITNLLITTDLFYKYSLGKQKLKQDVHNILVRRTYSAVFEDSISARLSFSPLIQDIMKETPGDEETVLENAANCYNKDPVMFQLLARYYIKKQEFKEAMDWTMKAKDHSSDNSYICDTVAQILIHQLKQAFDEYVPMKPDSLEKYLKLAESAKKACKETQQTAFKEVKGPNNYSIYNTAGHVGELLIATVVIEILQKTPLFNSDEKCNNCLGQVLMGKISMEDLPRDNNKLEPYYHVLQKYKNYLLQLKNMMRELFDFLDNVFVNSVPYFGGKDKHKELTKPKISNCFQQYTDIFCKINWSELVNSELLNRMVKIEQTRQCLERNKGDSYTGLLEYLYKEDSASTLEEIIQQYDFILNTREEARLMDNVNFIYANVILANINPNSQYIKPYQEISQLLLQIIDCPRSLSERLPLYYIAVLLLWKETNHHLPRLVSQMKNSYSTELKPEFNGKRAAVHFYLGEDKEYGGLISHRDINSCLGSGQNISTQWNDEKIWKQVRDSNKLCRVSGEICDGFISIKNVKVYPMFRCQLGGKKSGTRVPFFIGFSMNGPVAVDID; encoded by the exons ATGCATAAG aaaaatgAAGATGAAATCACTGTGTCATCTGACCGTCCGGTGGACATCAAAGACTGGAATGAAGACCATGTGAGACAATGGTTGCTCGAGATAAAAGTGGACAAAGAAGGGGCTGACATTTTGTATAATGAGAAAATTAATGGAGCTAGTCTCCTTCTCTTGGAGATGTCTCACCTCACAGAACTACACCTGTCAATGAATGCAAAAATACTGATTATTAACAAAATAGATCTTCTGAAACAAAAGAATCAGCAGCAGAATGACATAGTGACTCATTCTTATAGCTTAAAGCCTTACCCTTTCAGTAGATTTAATGCTGCTCACAGGTACAGAGAAAACAGCATTCTAGACGTAACTGAAACCGGTCCTAAAGACTACATACAACCATGTCATGAATTCAAAGAATTCTTCAACACAACAGaagagaataaaatgaaaaaatacacaTATGAGGTCATTCGATTTGCAGCAGCTTGTATGAATAGTCGCACAAATGGCACCATTCATTTCGGAGTGACAGACAAACCACATGGACAAATTCTGGGCATTAGTATGCAGAACACAGATACTTTTGATGTACAACAATTACATGcaattgaaaaacattttaaaagggaTCAAAAGCAGGACGACAAGCAGGTTCAAATAGCAAAGAGGTGCATTAAACCCCCTCGATTTGTGGAAGTTCTCAAAGCTGACATGACATCTACAGGAAAATTTGTTATTGAGGTAGATATTGAGCCATCCTCCATAGTCTGTGATTGCAGTTACTTTAATACTTATAATTTAGTCAAAGAACAGGATTCAATGCAAAAGTCCACAGCTGGCGAGAGTAAGAAGGATTATGGCAAGTCTTTTTTCATAAGAAACAGCAGCACCTGCAAGAATCTTATTACATCTGATTCCTTGAAGGAATATGAGAAATATATCAAAGACATGCCACAGTTGTCCAAGCTAAGAAAGGATGCTGAAGAAAAGCATTTAGCTGTTGTCAAAAACAGTGTTCAAGGCTCTAAACTGTGTGAGATTATAACAGGAGGAACGCAATCTTTGGACAGGTCACACTTTGAACGGTACATTGTGGTGGCTAACAAGTCTCATCCTGTTCAGTTGGAAAACCTGCGGTTCCTTCTTCACATGAATCCAGTGGCTGTTTTGGATTTTGATCCAGAAACTGCTGAGAATGGCTTGAATAAGCTGTTCGAAGAGAGAAATGCCAATCCTCACTCACCAGCTGATTATAAAATCACCGGTGCAGTTGAAGACATAGCAAGCAAGTTAAAGCTGACCAAAAATACAAGTTGGGTTTTCTGTAATGGAGGTATTAATGAGGAAAACCCCTCTGATGCTGACAAATGGTCGATTGAGAAGGGCTCTTCAGTGCGTGATGTTGTTTCATTCCTGTGCCGTAAAGATGTGCTGCCTCACAAGAAATTTCTCACCATCTTCTTGCTGTTAAGTCAGGTGAGTGATGGAAAAGACCCTTTGCTTGAGACCTTCAATATGTTTTTACAAGAGCTCAAGGGAAAAAACCAAATCTTATGCATCAGTGACAATGAAACGTCATACACCTACTGGAAGGATCTCATTAAGCAACGATATCAAGTTGACATCTCAACAAGATGCATTTATGAACTGAGTTTTGCTGAGGTCAATGGCACCGTGCTCAGTCTGTGGTCAGAGAATCGCAAATCAAGCCGCTTTTTGCCTTGTGGTGGTGGCAGTAATGTTGTGCTCTCAAAGAAAACCGAGGACTCATTAGAAACGCTTAGTATTCTTTGTGTGAACCAATGTGATGGAGGAAATGAGGACAAAAGAAAGCATGAGGAGATATTTTACAAGGGAGGGAAGGTGTCTTGGTGGAACTTTTACTTCTCAGAACAGCCCGGGTCAATGCCATTCATCAAACGAGACAAATTTAGCTACATAATCAATACTATTATTCCAGACATTTGTAGTCGGAAGAGAGTGTGTGAGTTTTTCAGCATCTTCCATCTTCCAGGCTGTGGTGGCACTACACTAGCCATGCATGTTCTATGGACACTCAAGGATAAATATCGTTGTGCAGTGTTAAAAGACACTACAGATGATTATACTACCATAGCTGAACATGTAGTGCAGCTACTAACATATGAGACAAAAGACCAGCCTCCACAAATTACTGTTTTGCTCATGATTGATGATTTCCaagacatttctgatgttaaaAAACTCCAAAATCAAATTGAGGAGCAATgtctaaagaaaaacattttttcaaaatcttCACAAGTCATAATTGTCAACTGCATGAGAGCTGAATTGAGAGAACAAGCTGAAGGAACTGATGATGCAGTTTTCATTGGAAATAATTTATCTGAAACAGAACAGAAACTGTTTGAGGAAAAGCTAAATGAGTTTGAGAATACAGACACAAATACTACAACATTTTATGGATTTATGATTCTAAAGAAAGAATTTTCATCGCAATACATTCAGGGTGTTGTCGTAAAAACCCTGAAGGACTTCAACTTTGAACAGAAACATGCTAAACTTTTTGCTGTTCTTGTCCTTTTGCATGTCTACTGCAAAACTGCATCACTGTCAGTCTCTACATGTGAAGAGTTCTTTGGTCTGCAAACAAAACCAGACTCTAAAGTTGAAGATGAGTTTAAGCAGTTTTCCACTCTTTTGACAAGATGCACAGTTGATTCCAAAGTTACCTTTGAGGGTGTGAGGGTAATTCACCCAAGTATAGCACAACACTGTTTGAAAGAATTTTCCACTTTATCTCCAAAAGTGACAAAGGCAGACATTACAAATCTCCTAATCACAACAGACCTATTTTATAAATACTCACTGGGGAAACAAAAATTAAAGCAGGATGTACACAACATATTGGTGAGAAGGACATATTCAGCTGTGTTTGAGGACTCAATCTCAGCTCGCCTCAGTTTTTCACCTCTTATCCAAGATATAATGAAGGAGACACCGGGTGATGAAGAAACTGTTCTAGAAAATGCAGCGAATTGCTACAATAAGGATCCAGTAATGTTCCAGCTCCTTGCCaggtattatataaaaaaacaagaatttaAAGAGGCCATGGACTGGACAATGAAAGCTAAAGACCATTCGAGTGACAACTCATACATATGCGATACAGTTGCACAGATATTAATACATCAGCTGAAGCAAGCTTTTGATGAATATGTTCCAATGAAGCCAGACAGCCTTGAGAAGTATCTTAAATTGGCTGAGTCTGCAAAAAAAGCTTGCAAGGAAACACAACAGACAGCATTCAAAGAGGTGAAGGGACCAAACAATTATAGTATCTACAACACTGCTGGCCATGTAGGTGAACTTCTAATTGCCACTGTTGTCATAGAAATACTGCAAAAGACACCACTGTTTAACTCCGATGAGAAATGCAACAACTGCCTTGGCCAAGTCCTCATGGGTAAAATTAGTATGGAAGATTTGCCAAGAGATAACAATAAACTCGAACCATATTACCATGTATTGCAGAAGTATAAAAATTATCTTCTTCAACTAAAAAACATGATGAGGGAACTTTTTGATTTTCTTGACAATGTTTTTGTCAATTCAGTACCATATTTTGGAGGCAAAGACAAACATAAAGAACTGACAAAGCCCAAGATttccaactgttttcaacagtatACTGacatcttttgtaaaataaattggaGTGAGCTGGTGAACAGTGAGCTCTTGAACCGCATGGTTAAAATTGAGCAGACGCGCCAATGTCTGGAGAGGAACAAGGGTGATTCCTATACTGGGCTTCTGGAATATTTATATAAAGAAGACTCTGCATCAACTCTTGAAGAGATCATCCAGCAGTATGATTTCATTCTGAACACCAGAGAAGAGGCCAGACTGATGGACAATGTCAACTTTATTTATGCCAATGTAATTCTGGCCAACATTAACCCAAATTCTCAGTACATCAAGCCTTACCAAGAAATTAGTCAATTACTTCTTCAAATAATCGACTGCCCGAGGTCATTAAGTGAGCGTCTACCACTGTACTACATTGCTGTTTTGTTATTATGGAAAGAGACAAACCATCATTTACCACGTCTTGTGTCACAAATGAAGAACTCATACTCAACTGAGCTGAAACCTGAATTTAATGGAAAGAGAGCAGCTGTTCATTTTTACCTAGGGGAGGACAAAGAATACGGTGGCCTGATATCCCATAGGGATATAAACAGCTGTTTAGGATCAGGACAGAACATCTCAACTCAGTGGAATGATGAAAAAATATGGAAACAAGTAAGAGACAGCAACAAACTTTGCAGAGTTTCTGGTGAAAtttgtgatggttttatcagcATTAAAAATGTGAAGGTCTATCCAATGTTCAGATGCCAGTTAGGAGGTAAAAAATCTGGCACAAGAGTGCCATTCTTCATCGGATTCTCAATGAATGGACCAGTTGCAGTTGACATAGACTGA